The Rissa tridactyla isolate bRisTri1 chromosome 6, bRisTri1.patW.cur.20221130, whole genome shotgun sequence genome includes a region encoding these proteins:
- the TTC14 gene encoding tetratricopeptide repeat protein 14, with protein sequence MDRELLRQALSYHGPELLELLRAEQHDNPDFRGLLPPPGAALEPPRGAPRPPADWREETSLDTEIKRFIAKKADLLFAHSWKPNGPPSDTIEENEEYYAVMPPLERFMDVPREDRREFFFRDIERGDIVIGRITSIREFGFFMVLICLGSGIVREISDLEITALCPLRDVPPQSNHGDPLSYYQNGDLIRAAVKDVDRYHEKLTVSLYSSALPPNLSSTKLGVITSDDFPLHYKRSMEVANTAETFEEVLHRSPGFANPSLVEYLAEKLGLSESNPPSLMRSLQMKNFNEEDFAPALRKKQSASWALTCVKAGVDYFKVGRHVEAMNEYNKALEIDPQNVEALVARGALYATKGSLNKAIGDFEIALENCPTHRNARKYLCQTLVERGGQLEEEDKLLNAENYYKKALSLDETFQEAEEALTKLRKHMQKSLEMREKQAAKEERQKEKKVETSAEKLRKLLKEEKRLKKKRKVSTSSSSSSSSSSSSSDSSSDVSISSSSSSSDHKKRRKKRRNRSESARRSKKSSSRASSHYKDQVRQEEWYSPPADTSASFLNQSFEVEKLLERQDSLECPKTEVKEKDRHCSFSRTSGDDEDTFGGRSEDSRDSHSSSRTLPSSSKTEKYGKTDRFFCSWRGSSGSYHKSDDKPRMHYFRKLERDVEGRKEQFKKYGLGQDRYYMSPARSEYCGKSVGRYRSYSSTCLREGDKSYDSDRHVSSQHKNESEYKSRKRSYEETDKTKEPDEEVSLNGTAQTESGIKRNLPQNLVNIFNQIAEFEREKGSKQKKQ encoded by the exons ATGGATCGGGAGCTGCTGCGCCAGGCGTTGAGCTACCACGGCCCTGAGCTGCTTGAGCTGCTCCGCGCCGAGCAGCACGACAATCCCGACTTCCgcgggctgctgccgccgccgggggctGCCTTGGAGCCGCCCCGCggggccccgcgcccgccggccGACTG GAGAGAGGAGACGAGCCTTGACACCGAGATAAAGCGCTTTATTGCCAAAAAGGCTGATCTTCTCTTTGCCCACTCGTGGAAGCCCAACGGGCCTCCCTCCGACACCATCGAAGAGAATGAAG AGTATTATGCTGTTATGCCTCCCCTGGAGCGGTTCATGGACGTTCCCAGGGAAGAcaggagagaattttttttccgaGACATTGAACGCGGTGATATCGTCATTGGCAGGATTACTTCTATTCGCGAATTTGGCTTTTTCATGGTGTTGATTTGCCTGGGAAGTGGTATCGTACGGGAGATTTCAGATTTAGAAATCACT GCTCTTTGTCCTTTGAGAGATGTGCCTCCTCAAAGCAACCATGGAGATCCTTTATCTTATTACCAAAATGGAGACCTTATTCGAG CTGCAGTCAAGGACGTTGATCGTTACCACGAGAAGCTCACGGTGTCACTTTACAGCTCAGCTCTTCCACCCAATCTTTCCAGTACAAAACTAGGCGTAATTACTTCTGATGACTTCCCGTTACATTATAA gCGAAGCATGGAAGTTGCTAATACAGCAGAGACATTTGAAGAGGTTTTGCATCGTTCCCCAGGATTCGCTAATCCATCGTTAGTTGAATACTTAGCAGAAAAACTAGGACTAAGTGAATCAAATCCACCGTCTTTGATGAGAAGTCTTCAAAT gaaaaatttTAATGAAGAAGATTTTGCTCCTGCGTTGAGGAAAAAGCAATCAGCATCTTGGGCCTTGACATG TGTGAAGGCTGGGGTTGATTATTTCAAGGTTGGGCGCCATGTGGAAGCCATGAACGAGTATAACAAGGCTTTGGAAATTGATCCACAAAATGTTGAAGCTTTGGTAGCACGGGGAGCTTT GTATGCGACAAAAGGAAGCCTGAACAAAGCCATTGGGGATTTTGAGATTGCTTTAGAAAACTGTCCTACCCATAGGAATGCAAGAAAATACCTCTGTCAGACACTGGTGGAAAGAGGCGGGCA GTTGGAAGAGGAGGACAAACTACTAAATGCTGAGAATTACTACAAAAAAGCCTTAAGTTTGGATGAGACTTTTCAGGAAGCAGAAGAGGCCTTAACGAAGCTCCGTAAGCACATGCAG aaatctttggaaATGAGGGAGAAACAAGCTGCCaaagaagagagacagaaagaaaagaaagtagaaaCAAGTGCAGAAAAATTGCGtaagcttttaaaagaagaaaaaag gttgaagaagaaaaggaaagtatcaacttcctcttcctcctcctcctcctcatcatcatcatcaagtgATTCTTCATCAGATGTAtcaatttcttcttcctcctcttcctctgatCACAAGAAACGTAGGAAAAAGCGTCGGAATAGATCTGAGTCTGCCCGCAGGTCCAAAAAAAGCTCATCTAGAGCTTCTTCCCATTATAAAGATCAGGTTAGGCAAGAGGAGTGGTATTCGCCTCCGGCTGATACCTCTGCTTCCTTTCTTAACCAAAGTTTTGAAGTGGAGAAACTGCTGGAAAGGCAGGACAGCTTAGAGTGTCCAAAAACAGAGgtaaaagagaaagacagacactGTTCTTTTTCGAGGACTTCAGGTGATGATGAAGACACTTTTGGAGGTAGGTCTGAAGATTCAAGAGATTCTCACAGTAGTTCCAGAACTCTGCCAAGCAgtagcaaaactgaaaaatatggtAAAACTGATAGATTTTTCTGCAGTTGGAGGGGTTCTTCAGGTTCATATCATAAGTCAGATGATAAACCCAGGATGCATTATTTTAGGAAATTAGAAAGGGATGTagaggggagaaaagagcagTTTAAAAAATACGGCTTGGGTCAAGACAGGTATTACATGTCTCCAGCAAGGTCTGAGTATTGTGGCAAGTCAGTGGGAAGGTACAGATCGTATTCGAGCACTTGCTTACGGGAAGGTGATAAAAGTTACGATAGTGATAGGCATGTGTCAAGTCAGCATAAAAACGAAAGTGAGTATAAGAGTAGGAAAAGAAGTTATGAGGAGACTGATAAAACAAAGGAACCGGATGAGGAAGTGTCTTTAAATGGTACAGCACAAACAGAAAGCGGCATTAAAAGAAACCTGCCTCAGAACTTAGTTAACATATTTAATCAAATAGCTGAGTTTGAGAGGGAAAAAGGAAGCAAGCAGAAGAAACAGTAA